One genomic segment of Drosophila melanogaster chromosome 3R includes these proteins:
- the Sld5 gene encoding Sld5 — protein MSDVEDVPETQLEIDVSDGAGLEDEDDDDMEQITAQKVLEIIETAWINEMCAPEILPSQTDMLELMVSQVAHMEEQMRDLDKNDFRAVVHSMELERVRYIMASYLRCRLQKIETFTQHILNQEESREPDDKRLSPEETKFAQEFASNVDEYFHKVATQYMPNQQRGEAEQRIVTPNLMSHVFLKANVAVPAVIVGVDDEEVDMAAGSQHIIPYQLVADLIQNNQAQLI, from the exons atgTCGGATGTAGAAGACGTGCCCGAAACCCAGTTAGAAATCGATGTCAGCGATGGCGCCGGActggaggatgaggatgatgaCGATATGGAACAGATTACAGCTCAGAAG GTTCTGGAAATCATAGAAACCGCGTGGATAAATGAAATGTGTGCGCCGGAGATCCTGCCCAGCCAGACGGACATGCTGGAGCTGATGGTCTCCCAGGTGGCCCACATGGAGGAGCAGATGCGCGATCTGGACAAGAACGATTTCCGAGCGGTGGTGCACTCCATGGAACTGGAGAGGGTGCGCTACATAATGGCCAGTTATCTGCGTTGCCGCCTGCAGAAGATCGAAACCTTCACGCAGCACATCCTCAACCAGGAGGAGAGCCGTGAGCCGGATGACAAACGTCTGTCTCCCGAGGAGACTAAGTTCGCCCAGGAGTTTGCCAGTAATGTGGATGAGTACTTCCACAAAGTAGCCACCCAGTACATGCCCAACCAGCAGAGAGGAGAGGCGGAGCAGAGGATTGTGACGCCCAATCTGATGAGCCATGTCTTTCTTAAGGCAAATGTGGCAG TGCCCGCTGTGATCGTGGGCGTCGATGATGAGGAGGTGGACATGGCGGCCGGCTCCCAGCATATTATTCCCTACCAACTAGTGGCCGACTTGATACAAAACAACCAAGCGCAGCTAATTTAA
- the CG14551 gene encoding uncharacterized protein, isoform B, giving the protein MISRRDKLLQQPWEQLRYAQHREKVMSARPAIDTHSPRAHEHVQRKWKKQQVERERQQQIERENLRLLQKLGDIMRTKRINNLWLEPRPNFLNREKLFATRPYSSLPEVVTIYGKQPPGPLIYGMLPKPAVVGRCPTCSGNPERTEVAIPEQRTPWAPERKSWNRKTQEQVKPHRCYHCGSVKTSERKYFEEFSYSYSYDE; this is encoded by the exons ATGATCTCACGACGCGACAAATTGCTGCAGCAGCCGTGGGAGCAACTGCGGTACGCCCAGCACCGCGAGAAGGTCATGTCCGCCCGCCCAGCCATTGACACCCACTCGCCGCGCGCCCACGAACACGTGCAGCGCAAGTGGAAGAAGCAGCAAGTGGAGCGGGAGCGCCAGCAGCAGATCGAGCGGGAGAACCTAAGACTCCTCCAGAAACTGGGCGACATCATGCGCACCAAGCGCATCAACAATCTCTGGCTGGAGCCGCGGCCCAA ttttcttaACCGCGAGAAGCTTTTTGCCACCCGTCCGTACTCCAGCCTCCCGGAAGTGGTCACCATTTACGGAAAACAACCGCCGGGACCACTTATCTATGGCATGCTGCCCAAACCGGCGGTTGTGGGTCGGTGTCCCACCTGCAGCGGCAATCCGGAGCGCACCGAGGTGGCCATACCCGAGCAGCGAACTCCTTGGGCGCCCGAGAGAAAGTCCTGGAACCGGAAGACCCAGGAGCAAGTAAAGCCGCATCGATGCTACCACTGCGGATCTGTAAAGACCAGCGAACGCAAGTACTTCGAGGAATTCTCCTACTCTTACTCCTACGACGAATGA
- the Trmt61 gene encoding tRNA methyltransferase 61, isoform B produces the protein MSFLKPKTHIEKGDVVILYLSVSSMHAIEAVPEIVNKKGETIPHIFQTNYGSLKVENIIGVEYGSKVELSKGWAHVLQPTPELWTQTLPHRTQIIYTPDISMIIHQLEVRPGAVVVESGTGSGSLSHYFLRALKPTGHLHTFDFHEARADQARDEFRRHGIADFVTVYHRDVCNLGFGAELDGKADAVFLDLPAPDLAVPHAFKALKLSGGRFCSFSPCIEQSQRCIQELTKLGFNEIVSLEVLQQENVVKTRTLPVIDLEFLKLPKTDETTAATNALESKAPKEVKKYLTSSNPQTLPGHTGFLTFATLPPNIPKA, from the exons ATGAGTTTTCTGAAACCCAAGACCCACATAGAAAAGGGCGATGTGGTCATCCTTTATTTGAGTGTCAGTTCCATGCATGCCATCGAAGCGGTGCCCGAAATAGTGAACAAAAAGGGCGAAACAATACCGCATATTTTTCAGACCAATTATGGATCGCTAAAAGTTGAAA ATATCATCGGCGTGGAGTATGGTAGTAAAGTGGAGCTCTCCAAGGGCTGGGCCCATGTCCTTCAGCCGACGCCGGAACTCTGGACACAAACACTGCCCCACCGCACACAGATTATTTACACGCCGGATATTAGTATGATTATCCACCAGCTGGAGGTCCGACCCGGTGCCGTGGTGGTTGAGTCGGGCACGGGATCGGGGTCTCTATCGCATTACTTTCTAAGAGCACTGAAACCCACTGGCCACCTGCACACCTTCGATTTCCACGAAGCTCGAGCGGATCAGGCACGCGACGAGTTCCGGCGACATGGTATCGCTGACTTCGTCACCGTCTATCACCGGGACGTTTGCAATCTGGGCTTTGGTGCGGAACTGGACGGAAAGGCCGATGCGGTCTTCTTGGATCTGCCCGCGCCCGATCTCGCTGTGCCGCACGCCTTCAAGGCGTTGAAGCTGTCCG GAGGTCGTTTCTGTTCGTTTTCGCCCTGCATTGAGCAGTCGCAGCGCTGCATCCAAGAGCTAACCAAGCTGGGCTTCAACGAGATTGTTTCCTTGGAGGTGCTGCAGCAGGAGAACGTGGTGAAGACGCGCACGCTGCCCGTCATCGATCTTGAGTTCCTTAAATTGCCCAAAACCGATGAGACGACGGCGGCAACAAATGCCTTGGAGAGCAAGGCGCCAAAGGAGGTGAAGAAGTACCTGACCTCCAGTAATCCCCAAACCCTGCCCGGTCACACGGGCTTCCTCACCTTCGCCACTTTGCCACCAAATATACCCAAGGCCTGA
- the Tcs6 gene encoding Threonyl-carbamoyl synthesis 6: MMPQIANKPNESIIRVPFETPRLAEIAYKVLGVDQEPRRNFVKKTLSLENDVLVVHFQSDQVKSLRTAITSFFECLLLCQDTINQFGDSKKEKLIPESNDNAGTHSSSDSP, from the exons ATGATGCcacaaattgcaaataaacCAAATGAATC CATAATAAGAGTGCCGTTTGAGACGCCACGATTGGCCGAGATCGCCTACAAAGTCCTCGGTGTCGACCAGGAGCCGCGCCGGAATTTCGTGAAAAAAACTTTGAGCCTGGAGAACGATGTTCTGGTTGTGCACTTTCAGTCGGATCAAGTGAAGAGCCTGCGCACTGCCATCACCTCCTTCTTTGAGTGCCTGCTCCTGTGCCAGGACACCATCAACCAGTTCGGAGACTCCAAGAAAGAGAAACTAATCCCCGAGAGCAACGACAATGCCGGAACACACTCCAGCTCCGACTCCCCATAG
- the Exo84 gene encoding exocyst 84, isoform A: MKEFDDFNFSVEKYTKDLTRECVGGSDLQQRKKEIEAYNETTAATLKQTCKKNYMEFIQTAKEISHLESEMYQLSHILIEQRNILATMTDGKTSSHLKAESLEAESTTATEDLENSHATRAVKEMVQGFNGNLEGKTFLNEGALIELDSNDYRPIQRVFFFLFNDVLIVCKVKHDKRLDFLTEYDPKKIAVINIKDLDGVKNAINIITPDGSKIYQSITAAGKTEWIEKLEEAFRFDQQKKPKKGQAPQPPTRAKQQSKASTPEKETTPQSPGQPKSLEDETPEWLSTASEEIQTLVAQRHFEDAQELIKRTQDFLRNENRKKLPLADAIETKVKQQELKLINVLLKELSNSHNRNLQIALRAAKRPLKILVEMGRYRQASATLLKVCAVSLRVAQREARRNNADISELFFCDLTQVACDFLTAFEKQPACVSALVVWCNAELQYFASQLIKHYLTKGTSLESVAKCVERVRKPSTKLTEIGLDISYHLEGLLRTTLESLIEESKERLLDSVGRTEESWQPYNLQTKSNLKRLLLELDVLGIDVRAQATGDTWINLTQSTVVFIRHFLQLTEYCGCLAKCETLLQSLELLLKELFIAQHSLKPPSDMAVDPNFVMKNKIFLVDNLLPIAIDKFRQISGRQCEGLRELHTKMSRQQGAPVPRQRSVYTTDVF, translated from the exons ATGAAGGAGTTCGacgattttaattttagcGTTGAGAAAT ATACCAAGGACCTGACACGAGAATGTGTGGGTGGCAGCGATTTGCAGCAGCGAAAAAAGGAAATCGAGGCCTACAACGAAACGACGGCAGCAACGCTCAAGCAAACATGCAAAAAGAACTATATGGAGTTTATACAGACGGCCAAGGAGATATCAC ATCTCGAGTCGGAAATGTATCAACTGTCGCACATTCTGATTGAGCAGCGCAATATTCTGGCCACCATGACGGATGGCAAGACTTCCAGTCACCTGAAGGCAGAGAGTTTGGAGGCGGAGAGCACTACGGCGACGGAGGATCTGGAGAATAGCCATGCCACGCGGGCGGTCAAGGAAATGGTCCAGGGCTTCAATGGCAATCTGGAAGGCAAGACCTTCCTCAACGAGGGAGCTCTAATCGAGTTGGACAGTAATGATTATCGACCCATTCAAAGGGTCTTCTTTTTCCTCTTCAACGATGTACTGATTGTCTGCAAAGTGAAGCATGATAA GCGCTTGGATTTCCTCACCGAGTACGACCCCAAGAAAATAGCCGTGATTAACATTAAGGACTTGGATGGCGTTAAGAATGCCATTAATATCATTACTCCAGATGGTTCCAAGATCTATCAAAGCATCACGGCTGCTGGGAAGACGGAGTGGATAGAGAAGCTCGAAGAGGCCTTCCGCTTTGACCagcaaaagaaaccaaaaaaggGCCAGGCGCCACAGCCTCCAACTCGGGCCAAACAGCAGTCAAAAGCTTCGACTCCGGAGAAGGAAACCACACCCCAGAGTCCCGGACAGCCCAAATCCCTGGAGGATGAGACGCCCGAGTGGCTAAGCACGGCCAGTGAAGAGATTCAGACCCTGGTGGCCCAACGGCATTTCGAGGATGCCCAGGAGCTGATAAAGCGAACCCAGGACTTCTTGCGAAACGAGAACCGAAAGAAGTTGCCACTAGCGGACGCCATTGAAACCAAGGTgaagcagcaggagctgaAGCTGATCAATGTGCTGCTCAAGGAGTTGTCCAACAGTCACAATCGCAATCTGCAGATCGCTCTGAGAGCAGCCAAGCGGCCTCTGAAGATTCTCGTAGAGATGGGTCGCTATCGGCAGGCGAGTGCCACTCTGCTGAAGGTCTGCGCCGTCAGTTTGCGGGTGGCGCAACGGGAGGCGCGCAGGAATAATGCGGATATATCGGAACTCTTCTTTTGTGACCTGACGCAGGTGGCCTGTGATTTTCTCACCGCCTTTGAGAAGCAACCGGCGTGCGTTAGCG CGCTCGTGGTTTGGTGCAATGCGGAGCTGCAATATTTTGCCAGCCAACTGATAAAGCATTACCTGACCAAGGGAACCTCCCTGGAGTCAGTGGCCAAATGTGTGGAGCGAGTGCGCAAGCCCTCGACAAAGCTCACAGAGATCGGGCTGGACATTAGTTATCATTTGGAAGGTCTGTTGCGCACTACACTCGAGTCGCTCATAGAGGAATCCAAGGAGCGACTGCTGGACTCCGTGGGTCGCACCGAGGAGAGCTGGCAGCCGTACAATTTGCAGACCAAGTCGAACCTGAAGCGTCTGCTCCTGGAGCTCGATGTCTTGGGTATCGATGTGCGAGCCCAGGCGACGGGCGACACATGGATTAATCTCACCCAGTCGACAGTGGTTTTCATCAGACACTTCCTGCAGCTCACCGAGTACTGCGGCTGTCTGGCCAAGTGCGAAACCCTGCTGCAGAGCCTGgaactgcttcttaaggagcTGTTCATTGCCCAGCATTCGTTGAAACCGCCCAGCGACATGGCCGTGGAT CCCAACTTTGTAATGAAGAACAAGATTTTTCTGGTGGACAACCTGCTGCCCATCGCCATCGACAAGTTTCGACAGATTTCTGGACGCCAGTGCGAGGGATTGCGCGAGTTGCACACGAAAATGTCCCGCCAGCAAGGTGCTCCAGTGCCGCGCCAGCGCAGCGTCTACACCACAGATGTGTTTTAG
- the CG14543 gene encoding uncharacterized protein yields the protein MAAAQQTEFQKNFRVIVEKIFNHWQDLRLAVEHGMGGRNGQQVAIEIMDYTYQYCVSNENITQGELVEVLEELMDQEFNTLCDDDSIPEICRNLLRYKLMAQQNQFPQIEAELSKLPAGKEWLRPDVKITYTPIDGDSSSDEDMDDSDEEDDNEMGQGDEETPSGSGRMTRSQARKQQAEEFVEPEDGWTTVRRK from the exons ATGGCAGCCGCACAACAAACTGAATTCCAAAAGAATTTTAGAGTGATTGTAGAGAAGATCTTCAATCACTGGCAGGATCTCCGGCTGGCGGTGGAGCATGGCATGGGCGGACGCAATGGCCAACAG GTGGCCATAGAAATCATGGACTACACCTACCAGTACTGCGTGTCCAACGAAAATATCACGCAAGGCGAACTGGTGGAGGTCCTGGAGGAGCTGATGGACCAGGAGTTTAACACCCTCTGCGACGACGACTCCATTCCGGAGATCTGCCGGAATCTGCTGCGCTACAAATTGATGGCCCAGCAGAACCAGTTTCCGCAAATAGAGGCTGAATTGAGTAAACTTCCTGCTGGCAAGGAGTGGCTGCGTCCGGATGTTAAGATCACCTACACACCCATCGATGGGGACTCCTCATCCGATGAGGACATGGACGACAGCGACGAGGAGGACGATAATGAAATGGGCCAGGGCGACGAGGAAACTCCCAGCGGCAGTGGTCGGATGACGCGATCGCAGGCACGAAAGCAGCAGGCTGAGGAGTTTGTGGAACCGGAAGACGGCTGGACCACCGTGCGAAGAAAATGA
- the RpL34a gene encoding ribosomal protein L34a, isoform B, translating to MVQRLTLRRRLSYNTRSNKRRIVRTPGGRLVYQYVKKNPTVPRCGQCKEKLHGITPSRPSERPRMSKRLKTVSRTYGGVLCHSCLRERIVRAFLIEEQKIVKALKSQREALVKPVKKVVEKKPVKAAAKKPAGKAAGKPGAKVAGKKPAPKGAPKGVVKSKK from the exons ATGGTCCAACGCTTGACTCTGAGACGACGTCTGTCGTACAACACCCGCTCCAACAAGAGGCGCAT TGTGCGCACTCCCGGAGGCCGTCTGGTGTACCAGTACGTGAAGAAGAACCCCACTGTGCCACGCTGTGGTCAGTGCAAGGAGAAACTCCACGGGATCACCCCCTCCCGGCCCAGCGAGCGTCCCAGGATGTCCAAGCGTTTGAAGACCGTCTCCAGGACCTACGGAGGTGTCCTGTGCCACAGCTGCCTGCGAGAGAGAATCGTCCGCGCTTTCCTCATCGAAGAGCAGAAGATCGTCAAGGCTCTGAAGAGCCAGCGCGAGGCTTTGGTCAAGCCCGTCAAGAAGGTTGTGGAGAAGAAGCCGGTGAAGGCTGCCGCCAAGAAGCCCGCGGGAAAGGCAGCCGGAAAGCCAGGTGCCAAAGTCGCCGGCAAGAAGCCCGCTCCCAAGGGCGCTCCTAAAGGAGTCGTCAAGTCCAAGAAGTAA
- the Cmpk gene encoding Cytidine/uridine monophosphate kinase 1, with the protein MWRALARTTLRAVANDCGSPGVGLAPSALTQHQLRHSKASNRFITTTSTAPPHNIGIMSVEKPKIVFVLGGPGAGKGTQCSRIVDRFQFTHLSAGDLLREERSREGSEFGNLIEDYIRNGKIVPVEVTCSLLENAMKASGKSRFLIDGFPRNQDNLDGWNRQMSEKVDFQFVLFFDCGEDVCVKRCLGRGQSGSGRTDDNLDSLKKRISTYNNDSLPIIKFFEGAGQVKRIDASPDAEEVFGEVEKIFVASGF; encoded by the coding sequence ATGTGGCGGGCTTTGGCACGAACGACGTTGAGAGCAGTAGCCAACGATTGCGGTTCACCAGGAGTCGGTCTCGCACCATCAGCGCTGACGCAGCACCAATTGCGACATTCCAAGGCCAGCAATAGGTTcatcaccaccacctccaCAGCCCCACCACACAATATCGGAATCATGAGCGTAGAGAAGCCAAAGATTGTCTTTGTTTTGGGCGGTCCCGGGGCCGGCAAGGGCACCCAATGCTCCAGGATCGTGGATCGCTTCCAATTCACCCATCTCTCGGCCGGCGATCTCCTGCGCGAGGAGCGGTCGCGGGAGGGCTCCGAATTCGGTAACCTCATCGAGGACTACATTCGCAATGGCAAAATTGTGCCCGTCGAGGTCACGTGTTCGCTGCTGGAGAACGCCATGAAGGCGTCGGGAAAGTCGCGGTTCCTCATCGACGGCTTCCCACGCAATCAGGATAATCTGGACGGTTGGAACCGCCAGATGTCCGAGAAGGTGGACTTCCAGTTTGTCCTCTTCTTCGACTGCGGCGAGGATGTGTGCGTCAAACGGTGTCTGGGCCGCGGCCAGAGCGGCTCTGGCCGGACGGACGACAACCTGGACAGCCTGAAGAAGCGCATCTCGACATACAACAACGACTCGCTGCCCATCATCAAGTTCTTCGAGGGCGCCGGCCAGGTGAAACGGATCGATGCCAGTCCGGATGCGGAAGAGGTGTTCGGGGAGGTGGAAAAGATATTTGTGGCCAGCGGCTTCTAG
- the PIG-P gene encoding phosphatidylinositol glycan anchor biosynthesis class P encodes MPEHTPAPTPHRAVYGFAFYMLFTVLFLVYVTWALLPVEFGLHSYLPDKYFAVFVPFLVLVFAWFFAFLIYPAINLSMTVDVDSIASVVDPKLALPKGTEFTSWSQLQKGKVSQDSASKKASPVNCNLCRTFHQPVTRAPIPPLRFLDLQEVNTAYYN; translated from the coding sequence ATGCCGGAACACACTCCAGCTCCGACTCCCCATAGGGCGGTCTATGGTTTCGCCTTCTATATGCTGTTCACGGTCCTCTTCCTCGTATACGTGACTTGGGCGCTGCTGCCAGTGGAGTTTGGTCTGCACTCGTATCTGCCGGACAAGTATTTTGCCGTATTTGTGCCTTTTCTGGTGCTGGTCTTCGCCTGGTTCTTTGCCTTCCTCATCTATCCTGCCATAAATCTATCGATGACAGTGGATGTTGATTCCATTGCCTCGGTGGTGGATCCAAAGCTGGCACTGCCCAAGGGGACAGAGTTCACCTCCTGGTCGCAGTTGCAAAAAGGCAAGGTCAGCCAGGATTCCGCATCAAAGAAGGCCTCTCCAGTGAACTGCAACCTGTGCAGGACTTTCCACCAACCTGTGACACGTGCACCTATTCCACCACTGCGTTTTCTGGACCTCCAGGAAGTAAATACAGCGTATTATAACTAA
- the Exo84 gene encoding exocyst 84, isoform B, with the protein MKEFDDFNFSVEKYTKDLTRECVGGSDLQQRKKEIEAYNETTAATLKQTCKKNYMEFIQTAKEISRNLESEMYQLSHILIEQRNILATMTDGKTSSHLKAESLEAESTTATEDLENSHATRAVKEMVQGFNGNLEGKTFLNEGALIELDSNDYRPIQRVFFFLFNDVLIVCKVKHDKRLDFLTEYDPKKIAVINIKDLDGVKNAINIITPDGSKIYQSITAAGKTEWIEKLEEAFRFDQQKKPKKGQAPQPPTRAKQQSKASTPEKETTPQSPGQPKSLEDETPEWLSTASEEIQTLVAQRHFEDAQELIKRTQDFLRNENRKKLPLADAIETKVKQQELKLINVLLKELSNSHNRNLQIALRAAKRPLKILVEMGRYRQASATLLKVCAVSLRVAQREARRNNADISELFFCDLTQVACDFLTAFEKQPACVSALVVWCNAELQYFASQLIKHYLTKGTSLESVAKCVERVRKPSTKLTEIGLDISYHLEGLLRTTLESLIEESKERLLDSVGRTEESWQPYNLQTKSNLKRLLLELDVLGIDVRAQATGDTWINLTQSTVVFIRHFLQLTEYCGCLAKCETLLQSLELLLKELFIAQHSLKPPSDMAVDPNFVMKNKIFLVDNLLPIAIDKFRQISGRQCEGLRELHTKMSRQQGAPVPRQRSVYTTDVF; encoded by the exons ATGAAGGAGTTCGacgattttaattttagcGTTGAGAAAT ATACCAAGGACCTGACACGAGAATGTGTGGGTGGCAGCGATTTGCAGCAGCGAAAAAAGGAAATCGAGGCCTACAACGAAACGACGGCAGCAACGCTCAAGCAAACATGCAAAAAGAACTATATGGAGTTTATACAGACGGCCAAGGAGATATCACGTA ATCTCGAGTCGGAAATGTATCAACTGTCGCACATTCTGATTGAGCAGCGCAATATTCTGGCCACCATGACGGATGGCAAGACTTCCAGTCACCTGAAGGCAGAGAGTTTGGAGGCGGAGAGCACTACGGCGACGGAGGATCTGGAGAATAGCCATGCCACGCGGGCGGTCAAGGAAATGGTCCAGGGCTTCAATGGCAATCTGGAAGGCAAGACCTTCCTCAACGAGGGAGCTCTAATCGAGTTGGACAGTAATGATTATCGACCCATTCAAAGGGTCTTCTTTTTCCTCTTCAACGATGTACTGATTGTCTGCAAAGTGAAGCATGATAA GCGCTTGGATTTCCTCACCGAGTACGACCCCAAGAAAATAGCCGTGATTAACATTAAGGACTTGGATGGCGTTAAGAATGCCATTAATATCATTACTCCAGATGGTTCCAAGATCTATCAAAGCATCACGGCTGCTGGGAAGACGGAGTGGATAGAGAAGCTCGAAGAGGCCTTCCGCTTTGACCagcaaaagaaaccaaaaaaggGCCAGGCGCCACAGCCTCCAACTCGGGCCAAACAGCAGTCAAAAGCTTCGACTCCGGAGAAGGAAACCACACCCCAGAGTCCCGGACAGCCCAAATCCCTGGAGGATGAGACGCCCGAGTGGCTAAGCACGGCCAGTGAAGAGATTCAGACCCTGGTGGCCCAACGGCATTTCGAGGATGCCCAGGAGCTGATAAAGCGAACCCAGGACTTCTTGCGAAACGAGAACCGAAAGAAGTTGCCACTAGCGGACGCCATTGAAACCAAGGTgaagcagcaggagctgaAGCTGATCAATGTGCTGCTCAAGGAGTTGTCCAACAGTCACAATCGCAATCTGCAGATCGCTCTGAGAGCAGCCAAGCGGCCTCTGAAGATTCTCGTAGAGATGGGTCGCTATCGGCAGGCGAGTGCCACTCTGCTGAAGGTCTGCGCCGTCAGTTTGCGGGTGGCGCAACGGGAGGCGCGCAGGAATAATGCGGATATATCGGAACTCTTCTTTTGTGACCTGACGCAGGTGGCCTGTGATTTTCTCACCGCCTTTGAGAAGCAACCGGCGTGCGTTAGCG CGCTCGTGGTTTGGTGCAATGCGGAGCTGCAATATTTTGCCAGCCAACTGATAAAGCATTACCTGACCAAGGGAACCTCCCTGGAGTCAGTGGCCAAATGTGTGGAGCGAGTGCGCAAGCCCTCGACAAAGCTCACAGAGATCGGGCTGGACATTAGTTATCATTTGGAAGGTCTGTTGCGCACTACACTCGAGTCGCTCATAGAGGAATCCAAGGAGCGACTGCTGGACTCCGTGGGTCGCACCGAGGAGAGCTGGCAGCCGTACAATTTGCAGACCAAGTCGAACCTGAAGCGTCTGCTCCTGGAGCTCGATGTCTTGGGTATCGATGTGCGAGCCCAGGCGACGGGCGACACATGGATTAATCTCACCCAGTCGACAGTGGTTTTCATCAGACACTTCCTGCAGCTCACCGAGTACTGCGGCTGTCTGGCCAAGTGCGAAACCCTGCTGCAGAGCCTGgaactgcttcttaaggagcTGTTCATTGCCCAGCATTCGTTGAAACCGCCCAGCGACATGGCCGTGGAT CCCAACTTTGTAATGAAGAACAAGATTTTTCTGGTGGACAACCTGCTGCCCATCGCCATCGACAAGTTTCGACAGATTTCTGGACGCCAGTGCGAGGGATTGCGCGAGTTGCACACGAAAATGTCCCGCCAGCAAGGTGCTCCAGTGCCGCGCCAGCGCAGCGTCTACACCACAGATGTGTTTTAG
- the Vps2 gene encoding vacuolar protein sorting 2, whose protein sequence is MDWLFGKKISPDEMLRKNQRALNKAMRDLDRERMKMEQQEKKIIADIKKMAKEGQMDAVKIMAKDLVRTRRYAKKFMLMKANIQAVSLKIQTLKSQNTMAQAMKGVTKAMQNMNRQLNLPQIQKILQDFEKQSEMMDMKEEMINDAIDDAMEDEGDEEETDAVVSQVLDELGLQLGEQLGDLPSASGSLSIAGGAGAQKAQAVAAGGVGGGGAAGGGGASGGGAGGPGAPGGSGASSPMSDADADLQARLDKLRKD, encoded by the exons ATGGACTGGCTATTCGGCAAGAAGATCAGCCCCGATGAGATGCTGCGTAAGAATCAGCGGGCGCTCAACAAAGCGATGCGAGATCTGGACCGCGAGCGGATGAAAAtggagcagcaggagaagAAGATTATCGCGGATATCAAGAAGATGGCCAAGGAGGGTCAAATGGATGCCGTGAAGATCATGGCCAAGGATCTGGTGCGCACGCGGCGGTATGCCAAGAAGTTCATGCTGATGAAGGCAAACATCCAGGCGGTGTCCCTCAAAATTCAGACGCTCAAGTCGCAGAACACAATGGCACAGGCCATGAAAG GTGTCACGAAGGCCATGCAGAACATGAACCGCCAGCTGAATCTCCCGCAAATCCAGAAGATCCTGCAGGACTTCGAGAAACAGTCGGAAATGATGGACATGAAGGAGGAGATGATCAACGATGCCATCGATGACGCCATGGAGGACGAGGGCGACGAGGAGGAGACGGATGCTGTTGTGTCCCAGGTGCTGGACGAACTGGGTCTGCAATTGGGCGAACAGCTGGGAGACCTTCCTTCCGCCTCCGGTTCCCTTTCCATAGCCGGCGGCGCTGGCGCTCAGAAAGCACAGGCTGTGGCCGCTGGTGGCGTTGGCGGCGGTGGAGCCGCCGGCGGAGGTGGAGCTAGTGGTGGCGGCGCTGGTGGTCCGGGAGCTCCCGGTGGCAGTGGTGCCTCATCGCCCATGTCCGATGCCGATGCGGATCTTCAGGCGCGCCTGGATAAGCTGCGCAAGGATTGA